In Acaryochloris marina S15, a single genomic region encodes these proteins:
- a CDS encoding adenosine kinase — MAKYDVYGLGNALVDIECEVSVEVLQNLGVDKGVMTLLEEADQQRIIDHLSNYSLKRGCGGSAANTLIAVSQFGGKSCYSCKVANDEPGQFYLDDLIRCGVATNLQQHQPEAGVTGKCLVFVTPDADRTMNTFLGISGRFSEAELLPDAIANSAYTYIEGYLVTSPDAKAAAIKARDMAKAAGQKVSLTLSDFNMVSFFKDGLLEMIGSGLDLIFANESEALKMAETEDMSAAIEHMKTLATCFAITRGPQGSLIYDGQQVLEIAPTPVQAIDTVGAGDMYAGAVLYGITNGMSYTEAGQLGSVAAAKLVASLGPRMPTDVTRSLLTAVKTDSKG; from the coding sequence ATGGCAAAATACGACGTTTACGGTCTCGGCAACGCCCTCGTAGATATTGAATGCGAAGTTTCTGTAGAGGTATTGCAGAACCTTGGGGTCGATAAGGGCGTGATGACCCTATTAGAAGAAGCTGATCAACAGCGAATTATTGACCATCTCAGCAACTATTCTCTGAAGCGAGGATGTGGTGGATCGGCGGCCAACACCCTGATTGCCGTTAGCCAGTTTGGCGGTAAATCTTGCTACTCTTGCAAGGTTGCCAATGACGAACCCGGTCAGTTTTATCTAGATGATTTAATCCGTTGTGGCGTGGCTACCAACCTGCAGCAGCATCAGCCAGAGGCTGGCGTCACCGGCAAGTGCTTGGTGTTCGTTACCCCGGATGCGGATCGGACCATGAATACCTTTTTGGGGATCTCAGGACGCTTTTCTGAAGCTGAACTGTTGCCGGATGCGATCGCAAACTCCGCCTACACCTATATCGAAGGCTATCTGGTCACCTCACCCGACGCAAAAGCGGCCGCGATTAAGGCGAGAGATATGGCTAAAGCGGCAGGTCAAAAAGTGTCCCTGACCCTCTCTGACTTCAACATGGTCAGCTTTTTCAAAGACGGTCTTTTGGAGATGATTGGCTCCGGCTTAGATTTAATCTTTGCCAACGAAAGCGAAGCCCTCAAAATGGCCGAGACGGAAGATATGTCTGCAGCCATTGAACATATGAAGACCCTGGCAACTTGTTTTGCCATCACTCGGGGGCCTCAAGGCTCATTGATTTACGATGGCCAGCAGGTCTTAGAGATTGCACCGACACCGGTACAAGCTATCGATACCGTCGGAGCAGGAGATATGTATGCCGGAGCCGTTCTCTATGGCATTACCAATGGCATGAGCTACACCGAAGCTGGACAGCTCGGATCAGTCGCTGCAGCCAAACTCGTTGCGAGTCTTGGTCCCCGGATGCCAACGGATGTGACTCGTAGTCTCTTAACTGCAGTAAAAACGGATTCCAAAGGTTAG
- a CDS encoding MAPEG family protein, whose amino-acid sequence MQAPSPLIWGLGMTYSVGRMAHAYGVIVIYGPSPGRAIGFFLTLLVYGVGSIACLTFGIRFYCS is encoded by the coding sequence ATGCAGGCTCCATCCCCTCTTATTTGGGGATTGGGGATGACCTACAGTGTGGGCCGAATGGCCCATGCCTATGGTGTGATTGTTATCTATGGTCCCTCCCCAGGGAGGGCCATAGGTTTCTTTTTGACTTTGCTGGTGTATGGGGTCGGTTCTATTGCTTGTCTAACCTTTGGAATCCGTTTTTACTGCAGTTAA
- a CDS encoding MAPEG family protein, with protein MFLPISSIFLSLNGLLAVVLSLMVVWERAEARLWHGMSPEDIVYQRDYLDDPNLWAAWVEKILKGWFLTPKPDQGRLQRKVRAFGNFVEYTPLALLFLIALYQ; from the coding sequence ATGTTTCTCCCAATTTCCAGCATTTTTTTGAGTCTCAACGGCTTGCTAGCAGTGGTCTTATCCCTAATGGTTGTTTGGGAGCGAGCTGAAGCTAGACTTTGGCATGGTATGAGTCCAGAAGATATCGTCTATCAGCGTGACTACCTGGATGATCCAAATCTATGGGCAGCTTGGGTTGAGAAAATCTTGAAGGGATGGTTTTTGACTCCCAAACCTGACCAGGGACGTTTACAACGAAAGGTGCGAGCGTTTGGCAACTTCGTTGAATATACGCCGCTGGCGTTGCTATTTCTGATTGCTTTATACCAATAA
- a CDS encoding helix-turn-helix transcriptional regulator, translated as MGTNMRLTPLIHGIVSAKTESELRSQFMDKAGHCARAQAWGLDLLDQRQQIMTSDLVGLPVSFCDRYQRIGRDQDLTSQKMIRQQIPVQMCSLSTQKQSPNRIQDLCRIYQIEHGVVAPILGGGRLLGGIYFLRHPGYPSFQARDLLYISTFCQHLAVQLTTLRFIHHTSTKPFALTHRESEIVDLVAQGFTNREISRCLFISTDGVKQALKRLYKKVGVSNRAALVAKLK; from the coding sequence ATGGGTACAAATATGCGATTAACGCCCTTAATCCATGGCATTGTTTCTGCCAAAACAGAATCTGAGTTGCGATCGCAGTTTATGGATAAAGCCGGGCATTGTGCAAGAGCCCAAGCCTGGGGCTTAGATCTTCTCGATCAGCGCCAACAAATCATGACTTCAGACTTGGTCGGGCTCCCCGTATCTTTTTGCGATCGCTATCAAAGGATTGGTCGAGATCAAGATCTCACCAGCCAAAAAATGATTCGCCAACAAATCCCAGTGCAGATGTGCTCCCTTTCTACTCAAAAGCAGTCCCCCAATAGGATTCAAGATCTTTGCAGGATCTACCAGATAGAACATGGAGTCGTAGCTCCAATTTTGGGCGGAGGACGATTATTGGGTGGCATCTACTTCCTGCGTCACCCAGGCTATCCTTCCTTTCAAGCCCGCGATTTATTGTATATCAGCACTTTTTGCCAGCATTTAGCCGTCCAATTGACGACCCTTCGCTTTATTCATCACACTTCGACGAAACCTTTTGCACTCACCCACCGAGAATCAGAAATTGTCGATCTTGTGGCCCAAGGGTTCACCAATCGGGAGATTAGCCGTTGCTTATTCATCAGTACAGATGGGGTCAAGCAAGCGCTGAAGCGACTATACAAAAAAGTCGGTGTTTCCAATCGAGCTGCCCTAGTTGCCAAGCTGAAATAG